Within the Rosa rugosa chromosome 2, drRosRugo1.1, whole genome shotgun sequence genome, the region TTGGCAAAGTTACTGGAGGAAAAGCTATAAGTACAGGTAGGTATCTCTCTTTGCTGCTCTCGAGCTAATTACATAGAATGAATAAGCAAAGAAGATCGAAAGATGCGGTGGTGATCGAACAAAGATTAATCAAAGAATTCCCATTTGGCTGTAGTCGGAGGAGGATCAAAGGTTTCCCACTTTGTTGTCACAACCACAGGCTTTACCTTTGCATTTGATATCTTCATCGCATCAAGAGTTTCAACACATTTCTGCACCCTCTTGCCCTGCAAAAGCAATTTTAAAAATTAGCCACTTCTCGTTGGAAAGGCTTGATTCATAAGATTTTTATTAGATTTTCTGGTATACAATTTGTATTAAAAAACAAGAAATATCGAGACCAGAAGCGGATCCAAATAGTCTAGTGATAAACTAATGGCATGCAtcataattttaaaaaatatatacctGCAAACTCTTTTGAGCAGAAGCATCTCCTTCAGCAGAAATGTTGTCCAGCTTGATTGCTTGTCTCATAAGCATCTCAATTAGTGTGGTGATCTGAACTTCTGGTACCCTGACTCCATTTGAGATAGATTTTTCAATAGCAGAGACCTATTAAAAAAGAAACTAGATAAGGTTAAGAATCTATACCTTTCATAGTGTAAAGCCTTAAAGGTATGCACGCATGGTGATGGTGTGAgacaaagaaaaggaaagagctATGTAGGTAAAAGGACAAAAGAGAACAGAATTAGATTCCCTAAAGTTTCCTAAACTGGTACATGAATGATGTATAGAATCACAGTGAGAATATTGGGGGTTTTTTGGAATATCTACCTAACAAGTTTTCTTTTTGACAGAAGGATCTGGTGTCTACTCAGATATAGACAAATTATGTAATCAAACATTCAAATGTGGTAGCACATCAAACTACATTTTAGGTGTATATACCCAATATGAAATTACACCATGTACTTAGTGGACAGTAAGCTTCACCTAAAACCGAAACCTTAAAATGGACACTTCAACTCTTCCATAATATTGTTGGGAGATCAAATTCAAGTGTTTATTAGACCCCAAAATCAAGTCTTTATTAATATGAGGAGTTTATCAACCAAACTCATTTAACAGTAATCCCTAACCCACATTGAATACGTTGAGTGTTCTCTATTCAACTTGTGTTTATGCATGGATTTCAACGGAGGGAAATAATATATCTGCGTAACTGATCGTTAGCCGTTAATGTACATGACTATTTTAAAAAATCTCATGTACACTCACCAAACAAACCTTCTAGACAAGTCATTATGCTTAGTTCTCAGTCACATATAGACAACTGAAAGCAGCAATAACTCCGAGACTTTAATTTTAACCCATGCACTCTAaatcatttattttttaaacttCTCACATGATAGAAAGCGCATGAAGCTAAACTAACTATCGGATGATtcggataaaaaaaaaaatgaaaattcccTGAGAATCAGCTGCAAATTGATCCAAACTACCAACTATATCGAGTTAATAGCATGCATTCTTTAACAACCATGCAATCACTGATTTTAACTGATTCACTAACAGAAATTAAAATCACTCTCAGGCCATGTTTGGTAACCagaaaaggaaaggaatcaatttcctttcctttgggaaagtgtttccggaGGGGGAGGGGAGGGAACCAATTTCCCTcactttttcctttcatttgggaaaatgtttcctttccttggctgtcccaaacgcaggaaaggaaaatGTTTCATTTCCCAATGCCCACTTTCCGGTTACCAAACATGGCCTCAGTGTTGCCTCGGGTCATCAGAGTCCCATCTCATAATTAGGTCTCAGATAATGGAAGGGTCCACGGTGGTCCATCAACCACCAGATCACATTTCACTTTCACAATTCAATGCAAACGGACCCCCTACTAGTTTCATGCTCAACATTCTAACACGTTAATCCCAGCTGTCTCACCCACTTTCTTCACtcaatctcaaaaaaaaaaacaaaaaatctaatAGTGAGGTGTGGGTTTTGCTCACCTGCTCCGCGAGCTTATCGACCTCCAAGCACACGACCGAGATGGCGCGATGAGCGGTCTGGATCTTAGCTTTCCTCCGCATCTCATTGGCTCGTCTCTCGATGCTCGCTGGGTCCTCGATTAGCATGACTTTTGATCGGTCTTTGACTCCGCACATGTCCAAGTACTCCCCGTTTTCTCGCTCTTTTCCCCTGAATATTAGCCTCTGGTCTCCGGGCTGTAACCCCGTCTCCGCCGTAAGAACCTTCTTCAACTCCCCTGCAAAGTCAAAATTACCATTCTATCCTCAGGCATTGATCACAGTTTCGCCACCGACATTGTATTCAAATGGACACCACCGTCATTCACACGCGCGTTTCCCTCCAAAAAAATGTTCATCACTCGTTTGGTTGACGTGAAAAGTGTGATAATTACTAAGTTACCTCTATTCTCTAGGAATCAATCAAGTACACAAAAAAGTTAGATTCATCTTCGTTTAATTAGTGTCACTAATGAATTCTAACATTAAACGGTTTTACATATGAATTCTAACATTAACATTAAACGGTTTCATCTTCGTTTAATTAGTTCACGCACCAAAGTGAATCTAAGAATTGTTTAAAGAAAACATTATAACGTACCAAAGGTAGATTGAGAGCTGGCGGAGATCTCGTACCGGAGACCACCGAAAGCAATCCGAAGCCGTAAGTTCGGAACCGGGGCAACGTCAGATGACTTGTCGACTCTTTTCTGGACCAACATTCCTCCCGGTCTCATTTCCCACTCAACTTCCTCGTCCTTGGTCGTAGAAGACGGCATGTCTCTGCCGTACGGAGTCGACCTTCTCTTCATCATTTTCAAATCCCGACCAAACCTTCCCGGAAAAGGTTCCTCAAACACTCGAATCTTTTGTGTTGGGGTTTATGGTTTTTCTCGGCGAAAATATCTCACGACGGCGCGAATGAATGCGCTGTTTTCTGCCGACACAACCAGGGTGTCAAATGTGGTTAGGGTTTTTATAGTGCCGCGGGCGGGGCTGTTCCTTCGGTTCGAAAGCTTTAAGGAAATTTACTGGGACATTATTCGACCAATCCGAGACATGACACGCGTTCCTGTCTGTCATTTTAGTGTGGAGTGACAGCTAAgcgcagaagagagagaaagctctACCGACAATTCCAAGCAACCACACCCCTACTTCCATTTTTGTAACTACTGACACGTGGAGGATTCTGACTGGTCTGTGACTGTGCTGGGTGGTCTTCGTTTTCACCGGAGAGATAGGTTTGCACGTGACGTTAGGTGGGGCCGGCAAAAATGACTCTCAGCTGGACTAGTAGAAACTTGTGGACCAGAGAAGGGTTTGGTGTGAGTGTGTGATGGAGGACCGTCGGATGGCGTATGAAGTCATTTGATCGGAGGGTGGAGAGTGATGTACGGCTTCAAGGATTGTTGCCTAGATTAGTAACAGATTGATATTAACGCTTTAACAACCCTCTGGTTGGTGTGTATAATCAAGATTGATTAAGCATTTGACCAATGCAGCTTAACGTATTCCGGTGAGTTAAGGTGTTGGTCCAATTTTCATAATTGATGTAAATCAACTTAGAAATAAAGGAATGAGGCGGATACATCGTTTATACTTGAGAAATGAGTTGACGTAACAAATAGTTTGATTTCATAACATAAAAAACTTCAATAACCCTTTATTGGTGAAGTGAGATTGCTATATAAGATTATAAGCAATAACATGTCAAGGTAGGGATGAACAAAGCATCAACCATACATTCTCAGTGCCCTTCTATAGGTTAACTAGGTGGGGAAAGGGCCACAATTGAGACTGGCATTGCCCATCGTCTATTGAAGGTCGCTCAATTATCTGCTGATGACCAATTTTGATTGCTAAATGAGGTCAAATGGTTGTATAACAACAGGTACTCCTACTTAATTAAGAATCCAATTCATCAAACACCCACAAAAAACATAGACCACACTATAATGACAAATGAAAAGTgtaccttttctttttcaaacgAAAATTGAAAAGTACttttaattatataaaaaaatggCATGGGTAGGTTGATGATTAAGAAATGACGGACATGGGGTAGTTCATAGTTGCAAGATGATGAAAACGACAATGGTACCAACTATTTGAGTTACCAAAAGTGACATATCGTACAAATTGCCATCAACGAGTTGTCTCAACTTTCGGATTAGTTGAACTACTATTAAGACCCTCTTCTTTTTGCTACTTTCAATTGGAAAAGTTGAACTTGCCCTGTTCATGATCGTCAATGATTTCTCTAGTTTTAGGACATAGTAGATCGAGACCAAATGGTAAATATTCCCCTTTTCATTCGTTAAGACACATTTGATGTTTAAAGTGGGGAAGATAAAATCTGAAATGAACCGGCCAGTTTGATATGGCTTTGGCTTAAAAAATGCTACTTACCTAGAACACATTGATTGCTTTTGATTCGGTTCTTGGTTTGCTGCTTAAAACAACgggtttttttttatctaaagaggatcaaatgatttcactcctaccccaatggtgactcgaacccatgacctggatactaggtagtggacgctctaACCACTGAGTTAACACCACGGGTTAAATTCAACTAGAACCTAACTAACTACACTCTCTGAAACCATACTCTCAACTCTTCATCTCGTTTTCTTTTGGGTGTGGAACCGAACCCAACCGGTTTCATGCTTCAGCCCACTAGTAAAGCTAAAGCTATTGTTATTGGGCTTCATGCTTCAGCCCACCAGTCCACATAGAAAGTGTGATGTCACGTTTATCATATTTTGGCGGGAACAAATCCCGTAAATCCAATTGGACGCAGGAACAGGTACTACCGCTTGTAGgagatcaaaactcaaaagggaGTTTCTCCCTCAACTCAAAACCTATAAATGTTAAAACTTCAACTCAAAACCTAAATTATCGATTATCAGCGATCAGCCCCCAACCGCCGATCTCCAACATCCAATACGGCGTGTCGTTTTTCAGGTCTCGCTCTCTTATCTCTGAAGCAATTTTTGATAGACGTAATATCATTGAACCTGAAGCAGATTAGATGAACGAAGAAACttgggttttgctttgaatctttttttttcattagagATTTCTTTGTTGTTTGTAAGTTTGGCTTTGTTTTTCTAATGGGTCTTTGATAATATATAATGGGTAATCGGCATTGGTTCTCAATAGTAAGATTTTCTAGTAAAGTTTGCAActttaatttgatttcttttcaaaatttgttTCTGGGGGTTTTAAGAGAGTTCCAATTTTTTATGCTAGAGTTCCTCTTAAAGTAGGTTTCTTTCTGCTAGTTGTTCTCATGCTGTTACTGAGACATTGATTTATTTGGTTTCAAATACCTTATGGTTAAAATGCTTGATAGCCACTACATTGCTTATGTTTCATTAACTTTTTTCTTGGAAGTTAAATGATGGAAGAAGTTGATTGGAACTTTTGTTGTTGAACAGATGGATCTTGACGCGAAAAGGTTTGGAAGAGGTAAGAATGCTTGGATGATGAGAGGTCTTTTTATGTTGATTATTTGTTTTATGTATGAGCTTTGACTGCTGTTAAGTTTATGTATTTTCCACATAAGATTTTTGTTATGCAGTCTTTCATATGGCGCTCTTATTATTATCTTAGgcatatatccaaaatattgTTGAActgtttttagttttgtctcTTTGTTCTCATGTCTGTGAACTTATCACTTCCTATTTATTCATTGCCTCTGAAAGGGTCCTATAAGTTATGGTTGTGCCTATAGTTTTTTAAGAATTTGTTCAAGAAGAAAAGTAAGGACAAAAAGATGGTACAATGCGTCACATATAAAGAATTATAGTCTCTTCTTGTGTATGCCACTAAAAGGCCTTTGAGAACCACATAAAATCTATGTCTTTTCATCTAATATACTTATTTTCAAAGATCTTTCTGTATATGTTGTTTGAAATCATCACTTTGTGGTAGAGCCATTTGGGTTTGTTTCTGGATTCACTGTTCAGAGCTTCACGTATGGAGAATTTCACGTGAAGTTTAAACTCAGTGATATAGCAATTTGAGCTTTACTGGACCCTTTTGATCGTGAAATGGTCATTTGGAAGAGTTCTCAGCAGTTTGCCACTCAAACATATTGTTCTTTGAAATTTGCTGTATCTGGTCACATGAGTCTCACCACCCACACTCAGCAAGCACACAGCAATTTGGACAGAGTTTAGATTCATGTGCATTATGGTTTATCTATGGTTGTAGTAATACTGGCTTCATTACCCTTAACTTCTTTTTAATTTGTGTGTACTGTTAATCTATTCTATGTGTTGCCCTACGCAAAGTAAATCACCGTAACTCCTGCTGCATTTTTATCAAGGAGCTGTCTTGAACCTTGAATGATTATCAGGGCCTCGGGAACTTGGTGGTGCTGCCAATCTCATAAATCAGTATAAGCTTTGGCCTTATCATGAATTCTTTTGCAAAAGGTCGCTTCCTTTATCAGAGACTCATTATCTTCATAATGTGGTGGGAGACACAGAGATCAGGAAAGGGGAGGGGATGAAATTGGATCAGCTATTTGAGAACACCCCTTATATGAGAGAAAGGAATGCAAACATACATCCTTTCGATTTGGGTATGCTTAGTGAAGCTTTCCGAATAAAGGAGACAACTCCTGTTCATTTACCTTCCGTAAGACATCTCATACCTATGTGTTTGTTTGTTCTGTTGGTCCTTTCTTTTTGGGTGGGTAGAGATGGCTGCTCGGTGTTTTGAATTTTGTGATATAGAGGCATTTCTGCATGGTGATAACAGGCCGAGAAAGGGATCCGTACCTCAGTGGTGAAGTCAAAGGGTGAGTTAGAAGACAAGGAAAGGAAGcataaaaagaacaaagacaagGATAAGGATCGTAAGAAGCACAAAAAACATCGCAAGGACAACCGCGGTGATGCTGATTACAGCAATAAGAATGTTACTAATGGCTTGAAAACTGTGCAGTTGAAGGAACAGCCAGATATGGTAGGCACATAACTCGTTTTTATTTCCCATCTATGGATCGCATGGCTTGACTAATGACTACTACCCTTCTCTATTGTTGACAtgattttggagccaaacaatagaTGACACCTTCTTAGATGGTTGGTCATTTATACATATGCATTGACTGGGATGTAGCATGTAGGATGttttggtcagtgacatggtaaTCATTAGCATGGTTCTGTGCCACTTGTGTTCATCTTTAAGTTTTTTAAGAAAAAGATATTGGAAATTGTAAGTGGTACAATGGTTTGACTGTTCTGTTCAGTTTGTTGTGATGGCAATGTTTGTATGAAATATTTTGGATCACAATGATTTGGGACTTCATGAAAGTGCATTATACCACAATTCAACATAATGTACTCTCCAAGTTATTCCATTAGATTAACTTCAACAAAAACTGCTGCCTTAACATGATTGTGTTTAACATGAAATGTTTCGAGAAAAGAAAGTAATTTAATTTTACATCTCCTTGGATCTACGTTCCTGAtgccttttatttatttacttttttacagTTCATTCAGAAGAGGAGGCTCAATGGTTATGAAGATCTTTCTGTCCGTGAAAATAAAAGAGTGAGGTAATGGAGGCAACACAGAGCTTTTGAGAAGGATTTTTTTGCTGTTAATCACATTGTTATTTGCTTATATACTTCTCTTTTGTGAAAATTCATGTTGTTGTTATActtttcctttcattttcttAATTGTGAATATTTCTTGTCAATTTTATCATCATCAGAATCCAAAGATAACTGAGAATGGCAAGCTAAAGGTGACTCCTTGACGGGTTGAAAACACATTGCTTAGATTTGTCTGGATTTTacgacatgctcaaaatttttCAGGTAAATATTCTATtaatttgatcaattcaagAGAACTAGGAAAACTATACAAGTATTGTAGACCATGTAAATCTTGAATCCTCTTTGTCATGAACACAATAGCTCGGTTCTTATGTCAAATTGATAGGAATATAACACAAAATAGTATGGCTTTATAGTATACGAAGAAACCCACTGCTGGGTTGGGTCATTAGTTGGTACCATCAAGTTTAGTACAGTTTGTATTTGTGTTTCTTTTACAAATCATACTAAGTAGGAGAACAAGTATTGTTATGAAAAGTTTGAGTTGATAGAAATAGGCCCCCGTCAACTATATTCCCTTTTAATAACTGAATAAAATTTGGGATTGTTTGTGTAGAACTGAAGAAAGTATCTGTGTGTTACTGGGAGGTCTAGGAATTGTGAAAGGCCTCATAAACGATCAAGTTGTGATACCAAGTTTGTGATCACTACAGAGAATTAGCAGCTTGCTCTTTCTATTTATTGTTGTTTAACGATGACCTAATATGTTAGTTTCGCAAGTAATAAGTTTCATAAGAAGAGTCATTAGTGGTAAGTTTGTTATAAAGTTGTTCTCATTGAACTTGCTCTTAAATTCAACAGTTTTCATTTTGTTCTTGTGTTTTATGCAGTCAACAACTACTCTGGATGTTGACGTCTAGGATGAGTCCACCGTATATTAGTTGGAGCATTGAAGGAGGCATTGGTCAGAGCTGTTTTCTCCCCATCTTGCTTTgtttatttgaattttgaaatctGGATTTGGATGGCAATGTGGACATGGAATCAATTCCAGATTTATGGAAATATTGATAGCCATGTTGATCACAAACTACAAAACCAGCTGCAGATGAGATATCTTGTCTGACTATTGAAATTGAGTTTGATATGAGGAGAATCCAGCGGTTTCTGCTTGATAATTTTACCAtgtctcccttttttttttttgtgggggggggggggggggaggttgGTGtgtgtggtggtggtgttgcaTTGAGCAGAATGAGGGGTGGCATTCCAATATTGATCGCCAAAGGTTTTTTTATTCTTTCATGCCAAAGCTGCCAACAAAGAACTAAGCTAGAATTTTACCAGTGTATtgttcaaagaaaaaagaaaaaagaagaattttacCATAGTGAACCATTTGCTGGACCTTCTAAACCCACGTAAGGAGAACTAATTAAGAATGGAAATACTTGTCTCGTTAGCACTGAACTAGCTGTTGCATCATGAATTCAGACTATTCAGTCCATTCCTGAATTGATTCTACATACCTGTAGAAGTTCAATTATGTAGGGAGCTACTGTACTTTAGTAAAGAATCATATCTTGAATCATTTTGGCTAAAAGAAAACGTGCCATCTACATGAACCactggtttttttattttttcttttcaaggaGAAacattaaaagtttaaaactgAACACAATCTCTGGAGGCCCATACCAGTTAAGAGCAAGCCATACTGGAAAATGAATTGGCATTAGATAGGATAGGTGACAACTGACTAAACCGGTAAACCCTGCAATAACTCCTCTTGTAGAAACTCCAATCATTGACGTATCATCTAAATAGAAATCCTATTATGTCCTTCAACTTTTATTTTGAATGCAACAAGAGTCGTTGATAAGAAATAGATTAAAAATTAAATCAATGAAAAACTGAATCATGTGTTTATGCGAGTTGAGAGCTATGCTAGAAAATAAAGTGGCGTAGAAAAAGAATCAACTCACAAAACCTCCACACCTACTCTGTCTTTAAAAACTCCAACCAAATTtatagttcaaaaaaaaaaaaatccaatcaattgatggacttttattttaattatatattttttaaggaACTAAATTGAAACTCTTTTATTTATCTAAGCTGTGCAGACAGTCTTTCAGATAAAAAAATTATGTGACATAATGTCATAGTGACTCTGATAACCAAATAGGCAAACTAAGAATTATACTAAATAAAAGAATAAGAGACTCATCGAGTATTGGGTATATAAGTCGTGTTCACTTGCTCAGTGAATTATTTGCTCACTTGTGCTCAACTGCCGTTGGATTTAAATTATAGGGTGGAGAATAATAAAATAGTTGGAGTTGgtttattttcttctctattATCCACCAAAGCCAACGAACAGGAAGTTGCCAAGGTACAACTAAAGGAGAATCTAGATAATCTAGCACAAGTGACGAGTCAACCTCTAACCAAATGTACTTCCAATCACGTACCAAGGAAGTTCAATAGCCTATATAAATGTCATAACTTTCGTTGCTATGGAACTAGAATGTAAATGCTGGAAGCAATTAAAATACCAAGAACATGACCCTTCAAATCACCAAAATTAGCACCAAAACCCCCAACACTTGCCTCATGCTTCCAAGCACCATACGAGTTAATCTTAACACACCCAATGACGTCAAACAACCTTAATCACTCTAGGGGCTCTCCGCAATCTACATTCTGCTCCAAAACTCTATAAGATGTGTAGATCTTGAACTTAACTATTCATTCCAGGCTGAACATGTTGGAAACTTGGAACACTTGAGAGTTT harbors:
- the LOC133729200 gene encoding BAG family molecular chaperone regulator 3-like, producing MMKRRSTPYGRDMPSSTTKDEEVEWEMRPGGMLVQKRVDKSSDVAPVPNLRLRIAFGGLRYEISASSQSTFGELKKVLTAETGLQPGDQRLIFRGKERENGEYLDMCGVKDRSKVMLIEDPASIERRANEMRRKAKIQTAHRAISVVCLEVDKLAEQVSAIEKSISNGVRVPEVQITTLIEMLMRQAIKLDNISAEGDASAQKSLQGKRVQKCVETLDAMKISNAKVKPVVVTTKWETFDPPPTTAKWEFFD
- the LOC133729201 gene encoding probable mediator of RNA polymerase II transcription subunit 19b produces the protein MDLDAKRFGRGPRELGGAANLINQYKLWPYHEFFCKRSLPLSETHYLHNVVGDTEIRKGEGMKLDQLFENTPYMRERNANIHPFDLGMLSEAFRIKETTPVHLPSAEKGIRTSVVKSKGELEDKERKHKKNKDKDKDRKKHKKHRKDNRGDADYSNKNVTNGLKTVQLKEQPDMFIQKRRLNGYEDLSVRENKRVRLKTHCLDLSGFYDMLKIFQSTTTLDVDV